Proteins from a genomic interval of Arachis hypogaea cultivar Tifrunner chromosome 10, arahy.Tifrunner.gnm2.J5K5, whole genome shotgun sequence:
- the LOC112716490 gene encoding tRNA threonylcarbamoyladenosine dehydratase 2, with protein MEKGKYLALVGTGALFGSVSTIFFLRLLQNHKKVVRQYNKNATELNGLETCTIAGKKNDKAVHEDLLKDEIVSEHLTRNIQFFGFESQQKVSASYVVVIGLGGVGSHAASMLLRSGVGKLLLVDFDQVSLSSLNRHALATRADVGIPKAQCLKEHFSSIFPECQVDAKVLLYDSSTEEEILSGQPDFVLDCIDNIDTKVALLAACVRRGLKVLSATGAGARADPTRIRIADLRESTNDPLSRAVRHRLRKDHGIEGGIPVVFSLEKPKAKLLPFKGPNGEEENPSDYQIVPGFRVRIIPVLGTIPAIFGQVMASYVVTELAGFQVQTEPIVNFDTDHYHTLHQRLIEHEELVYGTSQQVQVDVEEVMYIVKELWHGRSARDQLVKEVGRGMWRLVNELMLVRWDCEKPASISNLILLKFKEVDEHESRTLDDIKEKEPEFYNSVDAVLKRAEIDFGYAH; from the exons atggaGAAAGGTAAATACTTAGCATTGGTTGGAACCGgtgctctgtttggctctgtatCTACCATCTTCTTTCTTAGGCTCCTTCAAAACCATAA aAAAGTGGTTCGGCAGTATAATAAGAATGCTACTGAGTTAAATG GTCTTGAGACTTGCACTATTGCTGGAAAGAAGAATGATAAGGCAGTTCATGAAGATCTTCTGAAGGATGAGATTGTTTCTGAACATCTAACTAG GAACATTCAGTTTTTTGGCTTTGAGTCTCAGCAGAAAGTGAGTGCATCATATGTTGTGGTCATTGGTCTTGGTGGGGTTGGCAGTCATGCTGCATCTATGCTCTTGAGATCAGGGGTCGGCAAGCTTCTTCTTGTGGACTTTGAtcag gtttctctttcttcattaaatcgACACGCTCTTGCAACAAGAGCAGATGTTGGCATCCCAAAAGCGCAGTGCCTTAAGGAGCATTTCTCATCTATCTTTCCTGAGTGCCAAGTAGATGCAAAAGTACTGCTATATGATTCATCTACCGAAGAAGAAATTTTGTCAGGCCAACCTGACTTTGTCTTGGATTGTATTGATAACATTGATACTAAG GTGGCACTTCTTGCTGCTTGTGTACGGAGGGGCTTGAAGGTGTTATCTGCCACTGGGGCTGGTGCTAGAGCTGATCCAACTAGAATACGCATTGCTGATTTAAGAGAGTCAACTAATGATCCATTGTCTCGAGCT GTGAGACACCGTTTGAGGAAAGATCATGGCATTGAAGGTGGCATCCCTGTTGTATTTTCTTTAGAAAAACCCAAAGCTAAGTTGCTTCCATTTAAGGGTCCAAATGGTGAAGAGGAAAATCCTTCAGACTATCAG ATAGTACCAGGCTTCAGGGTCCGTATCATACCAGTGTTAGGCACAATCCCTGCGATATTTGGACAAGTTATGGCATCGTATGTTGTGACAGAATTAGCAGGATTTCAAGTTCAAACAGAACCGATAGTCAATTTTGATACCGATCATTACCATACTCTCCATCAACGCCTTATTGAGCATGAGGAGTTAGTATATGGAACATCACAGCAAGTGCAG GTAGATGTTGAAGAAGTGATGTATATTGTAAAAGAATTATGGCATGGAAGAAGTGCTAGAGACCAGCTTGTGAAAGAAGTTGGGCGAGGAATGTGGCGATTAGTTAATGAATTAATGCTTGTAAG GTGGGATTGCGAAAAGCCGGCttctatatcaaatttaattcttTTGAAATTCAAAGAG